The Methanocella arvoryzae MRE50 genome includes a region encoding these proteins:
- the mtrG gene encoding tetrahydromethanopterin S-methyltransferase subunit MtrG: MYVDPKDYAAAIKKVDGIEEKVEFTFAEIQQTEGKRLGREVGILYGFLFGALIYIAYSIFIQLGLI, translated from the coding sequence ATGTACGTAGACCCCAAGGACTACGCAGCAGCGATCAAGAAGGTCGACGGCATCGAGGAGAAGGTGGAGTTCACCTTCGCCGAGATCCAGCAGACCGAAGGAAAGAGGTTAGGCAGAGAAGTCGGAATACTGTACGGGTTCCTGTTCGGAGCATTAATCTACATCGCGTACAGCATATTTATCCAGTTAGGACTGATTTAA
- the mcrC gene encoding methyl-coenzyme M reductase I operon protein C, translating to MPIDRETQVVDCRESMGLDKGGGLAQRGTLSETGRPDVVAIAMTPGRRHITKPVCEITHGLRKEGIQVSVLVLYSGGGVPSDAEDAAIGHGPKFGLNEKEIEQIRRHKVALIHLGNVKSHVIYKARDILRFVDIPAIIVCQAPVDFEDFARIGVKTRVVQPPEDKVETQGTVVEIVTGITRGQTCARDKLNEIVKHIIELNPQKLTTK from the coding sequence ATGCCAATAGACCGTGAGACACAGGTTGTGGATTGCAGAGAAAGCATGGGCCTGGATAAGGGAGGAGGCCTCGCCCAGAGAGGCACCCTTTCAGAAACGGGCCGACCCGATGTGGTCGCCATCGCCATGACTCCCGGGAGGCGGCACATAACCAAGCCAGTTTGCGAGATCACCCACGGGCTCAGGAAAGAAGGCATCCAGGTATCTGTCCTGGTGCTCTATTCCGGCGGTGGCGTGCCCTCCGATGCGGAGGACGCAGCTATCGGCCACGGGCCTAAGTTCGGCTTGAACGAGAAGGAGATCGAGCAGATACGCCGGCACAAAGTGGCATTGATACATCTGGGCAACGTGAAATCTCACGTGATCTACAAAGCCAGGGACATCCTGCGTTTTGTCGACATCCCCGCAATCATCGTCTGTCAGGCCCCGGTAGACTTCGAGGACTTCGCCCGGATAGGCGTCAAGACCCGCGTGGTCCAGCCGCCCGAGGACAAAGTCGAAACACAGGGAACAGTCGTTGAGATCGTAACCGGTATCACGAGAGGTCAGACTTGTGCAAGAGACAAGCTGAACGAGATCGTGAAGCATATCATTGAACTAAACCCGCAAAAGCTCACTACAAAGTAG
- the mcrA gene encoding coenzyme-B sulfoethylthiotransferase subunit alpha yields MAVKETQKRFIKAMKKKFAEEPTAQVTKFKYEGYTQSKRKVEFKKTGDAIAKKRGISMYNPMVHMGGIPLGQRQLMNYVVSGTDIAVEGDDLHFVNNAAMQQFWDEIRRTVIVGLDTAHATLEKRLGKTVTPETISNYLAVLNHAMPGAAVVQEHMVETHPGLTDDCFVKVFTGDDELADSIDKQYVLDINKAFPKEQAAQLKKAIGKQLFQAVHIPTIVVRTCDGGTTSRWSAMQIGMSFIDAYKMCAGEAAVADLAFAAKHASVVEMGNLLPARRARGPNEPGGVSFGFLADIVQTHRKYPDDPVKSSLETVASGCMLYDQIWLGSYMSGGVGFTQYATAAYTDDILDDFCYYGYDYIKGKYGIAKAKPTMDVVNDIGTEVTLYGIEQYEKYPTTLEDHFGGSQRATVLSAAAGVTTSLATGNANAGLSAWYLSMYLHKEAWGRLGFFGYDLQDQCGATNVFSCRSDEGAIDELRGPNYPNYAMNVGHQGGYTGIAGAAHYGRGDAWVASPLIKIAFADKSLAFDFTEPRKEFARGAIREFMPAGERSLVIPAK; encoded by the coding sequence ATGGCAGTTAAGGAAACTCAGAAGAGATTCATCAAGGCAATGAAGAAGAAGTTCGCCGAAGAGCCGACCGCCCAGGTAACCAAGTTCAAGTACGAAGGTTACACTCAGTCCAAGAGAAAGGTCGAGTTCAAGAAGACCGGCGACGCAATCGCGAAGAAGAGAGGCATCTCCATGTACAACCCCATGGTGCACATGGGAGGTATCCCCCTCGGTCAGAGGCAGCTGATGAACTATGTAGTCAGCGGCACTGACATCGCAGTTGAAGGCGACGACCTGCACTTCGTCAACAACGCTGCAATGCAGCAGTTCTGGGATGAGATCCGCAGGACCGTCATCGTAGGCCTTGACACCGCCCACGCCACCCTCGAGAAGAGGTTAGGCAAGACCGTCACCCCTGAAACGATCAGCAACTACCTGGCAGTGCTCAACCACGCAATGCCGGGCGCAGCAGTCGTACAGGAACACATGGTCGAGACCCACCCGGGCCTCACCGACGACTGCTTCGTCAAGGTCTTCACCGGTGACGACGAGCTCGCCGACTCCATCGACAAGCAGTACGTCCTGGACATCAACAAGGCATTCCCCAAGGAGCAGGCCGCCCAGCTCAAGAAGGCTATCGGCAAGCAGCTGTTCCAGGCTGTCCACATCCCGACCATCGTAGTCAGGACTTGCGACGGTGGCACCACCTCCAGGTGGTCCGCAATGCAGATCGGCATGTCGTTCATCGACGCATACAAGATGTGCGCCGGTGAGGCAGCAGTCGCAGACCTCGCATTCGCCGCCAAGCACGCATCGGTCGTCGAGATGGGTAACCTCCTGCCCGCAAGGCGTGCCCGTGGCCCCAACGAGCCCGGTGGAGTATCCTTCGGCTTCCTGGCAGACATTGTCCAGACCCACAGGAAATACCCGGACGACCCCGTGAAGTCCTCGCTCGAGACCGTCGCATCCGGCTGCATGCTGTACGACCAGATCTGGCTCGGCAGCTACATGTCCGGCGGTGTCGGCTTCACCCAGTATGCAACCGCTGCATACACTGACGACATCCTCGATGACTTCTGCTACTACGGCTACGACTACATCAAGGGCAAGTACGGCATCGCCAAGGCGAAGCCGACCATGGACGTAGTCAACGACATCGGCACTGAAGTCACCCTGTACGGCATCGAGCAGTACGAGAAGTACCCGACCACCCTCGAGGACCACTTCGGTGGCTCGCAGAGGGCGACTGTCCTGTCCGCAGCAGCAGGTGTCACCACCTCTCTCGCGACCGGCAACGCCAACGCAGGCCTGTCGGCCTGGTACCTGTCCATGTACCTGCACAAGGAAGCATGGGGCAGGCTGGGCTTCTTCGGCTACGACCTGCAGGACCAGTGCGGTGCAACCAACGTGTTCTCCTGCAGGTCCGACGAGGGCGCAATCGATGAACTGAGAGGCCCGAACTACCCGAACTACGCAATGAACGTAGGCCACCAGGGTGGCTACACCGGTATCGCCGGCGCAGCCCACTACGGCCGTGGCGATGCGTGGGTCGCAAGCCCGCTCATCAAGATTGCCTTCGCAGACAAGAGCCTTGCCTTCGACTTCACCGAGCCGAGGAAGGAGTTTGCCCGCGGCGCAATCCGCGAGTTCATGCCGGCAGGCGAGAGATCTCTCGTCATTCCCGCAAAGTAA
- the mtrD gene encoding tetrahydromethanopterin S-methyltransferase subunit D yields the protein MDPLTLVIIVACIGLGGLLVGLGVHFVPVGGAPAAMAQATGIGTGTTMLAASSGFLGLISAGLVTEEILINKIQYPGFAEALANGTLFSIAGITANIGAIAIIIVAGIIGAMLMIAILCVVPNVLYIFGLGVPLASAKVKFDPVTGDRQDIYVTKGTEGHGTPTVAVVSSLIGGFLAGIGGALTYLALLAGGFSIAAAAFVAIGIFFVNSVLASYNIAGTIEGFHDPKFKRWPRAFIGCLIASVVLGIWAAAIMFLMGA from the coding sequence ATGGATCCGTTAACTCTCGTAATTATAGTCGCATGCATCGGCCTCGGCGGACTTCTCGTCGGTCTTGGTGTCCACTTCGTGCCTGTCGGCGGCGCACCTGCCGCAATGGCGCAGGCAACCGGTATCGGTACTGGCACCACCATGCTGGCCGCATCGTCTGGTTTCCTCGGCCTGATCAGCGCAGGACTGGTAACTGAAGAAATACTCATCAACAAGATCCAGTACCCCGGATTTGCAGAAGCACTGGCTAACGGCACGCTCTTCAGCATCGCCGGCATCACCGCTAACATCGGTGCCATCGCCATCATCATCGTCGCCGGTATCATCGGCGCCATGCTGATGATCGCAATCCTCTGCGTAGTACCCAACGTACTGTACATCTTCGGACTCGGTGTCCCCCTCGCATCGGCCAAGGTCAAGTTTGACCCCGTAACCGGCGACAGGCAGGACATCTACGTCACCAAGGGTACAGAAGGCCACGGCACTCCGACCGTAGCTGTAGTAAGCTCCCTCATCGGCGGCTTCCTCGCAGGCATCGGCGGCGCTCTGACCTACCTGGCACTCCTGGCTGGCGGGTTCTCTATCGCAGCAGCAGCATTCGTCGCAATCGGCATCTTCTTCGTGAACTCCGTGCTGGCCTCGTACAACATCGCTGGTACCATCGAAGGCTTCCACGACCCCAAGTTCAAGAGGTGGCCGAGGGCATTCATCGGATGTCTCATCGCATCGGTTGTCCTGGGCATCTGGGCAGCTGCAATCATGTTCCTGATGGGGGCTTAA
- the mtrE gene encoding tetrahydromethanopterin S-methyltransferase subunit E: MDELAVSLGTLALMGACATIAGAAEDLESDFGSQSNANSQVQLAPQVGYLHRIYNKAVCGEPVAYGLLAATGAAIALALATAFSLNIVISLALGATVAALMYGVYATTAYMGRITGQMRFGQPVYLDVLLVTTPSIIAHAFIATMAIATFSYLLNVIIGQPFPFPILALLWGIMTGGMGSAVGDVHYGAERQYQAKPFGMGLPIASSGKIIQKGEAGLRSSTDIAGFCVKHGGPLTGLGLGLTVFVDLWRHIIFIEFANGWGAMIAGLIIVLIIVAFNRIIELWARKNYGPYREAED, translated from the coding sequence ATGGATGAATTGGCAGTTAGCCTTGGAACCCTCGCACTGATGGGCGCTTGCGCAACCATCGCGGGTGCAGCCGAGGACCTTGAATCCGACTTCGGTTCACAGTCCAACGCAAACTCGCAAGTGCAGCTGGCTCCACAGGTAGGCTATCTTCACCGTATATACAACAAAGCGGTTTGCGGTGAGCCTGTTGCCTATGGGCTTTTAGCCGCTACTGGAGCTGCTATTGCTCTGGCCCTGGCCACGGCATTTAGCCTCAACATAGTAATATCGTTAGCTCTCGGCGCTACCGTCGCAGCGCTGATGTACGGTGTATATGCTACAACGGCATATATGGGCAGGATCACCGGCCAGATGAGGTTCGGCCAGCCCGTGTATCTCGATGTATTGCTGGTAACTACACCTTCGATTATTGCACATGCATTTATTGCAACGATGGCAATCGCAACTTTCTCGTACCTTTTGAATGTTATCATTGGACAACCCTTCCCGTTCCCGATTCTGGCTCTTCTCTGGGGTATCATGACTGGCGGTATGGGCTCTGCAGTCGGTGACGTACACTACGGTGCCGAGAGGCAGTACCAGGCAAAGCCGTTCGGTATGGGCCTTCCGATCGCCAGCTCGGGCAAGATCATCCAGAAGGGCGAGGCTGGCCTCAGAAGCAGCACTGACATCGCCGGTTTCTGCGTAAAGCACGGCGGTCCGCTGACCGGTCTCGGTCTCGGCCTGACTGTCTTCGTGGACCTGTGGAGACACATCATCTTCATCGAGTTCGCGAACGGCTGGGGCGCCATGATCGCTGGCCTGATCATCGTTCTGATTATCGTCGCCTTCAACAGGATCATCGAGCTGTGGGCGAGGAAGAACTACGGCCCGTACAGGGAAGCGGAGGACTAA
- the mtrH gene encoding tetrahydromethanopterin S-methyltransferase subunit H: MFKYANQQKVYEVGRAKVGGQPGEYPTVLAGSIFYGKHKIVTDTKTGAFDKEVAEKLVRQQEEMSDITGNPIWLQIVADYGEAMGKYITWYADIGKDAFLIDSTVADARVAGAKKADEIGLSDRVIYNSINAAAQAAEIEALQPLKFTSAIVLGFNAMDMSVKGRMEMFTKGGAGQPKGMLTLATEKGITRPLLDVAATPLGSGSGATYRSIFAVKSQLGEPVGGGYHNIPSAWAWLKKFKKQPGKEGAYMPSDIGSNLVAITLGCDFCLYGPIEHSVEVFPAVAMNDIIVAEAAKDLGTVTVDEHPLKKLV, from the coding sequence ATGTTCAAGTATGCAAATCAACAGAAAGTCTACGAGGTTGGTAGAGCTAAGGTAGGCGGCCAGCCGGGCGAGTACCCCACCGTACTGGCAGGTTCTATCTTCTACGGCAAGCACAAGATCGTCACCGACACCAAGACCGGTGCGTTCGACAAGGAAGTTGCAGAGAAGCTTGTCAGGCAGCAGGAAGAGATGAGCGACATCACCGGGAACCCGATCTGGCTCCAGATTGTCGCAGACTATGGCGAGGCCATGGGCAAGTACATCACCTGGTACGCAGACATCGGCAAGGACGCATTCCTCATCGACTCCACCGTCGCAGACGCGAGGGTCGCCGGCGCCAAGAAGGCTGACGAAATCGGCCTGAGCGACAGGGTCATCTACAACTCGATCAACGCCGCCGCACAGGCAGCCGAAATCGAGGCACTGCAGCCCCTGAAGTTCACCTCCGCCATCGTCCTCGGCTTCAACGCCATGGACATGTCGGTCAAGGGCAGGATGGAAATGTTCACCAAGGGCGGCGCAGGCCAGCCGAAGGGCATGCTCACCCTCGCCACCGAGAAGGGCATCACCAGGCCCCTCCTCGACGTAGCAGCAACCCCGCTCGGCAGCGGCTCCGGTGCGACCTACAGGTCCATCTTCGCTGTCAAGTCCCAGCTCGGAGAGCCTGTGGGCGGCGGCTACCACAACATCCCGTCCGCATGGGCGTGGCTGAAGAAGTTCAAGAAGCAGCCCGGCAAGGAAGGCGCATACATGCCCTCCGACATTGGCAGCAACCTCGTTGCCATCACCCTCGGCTGCGACTTCTGCCTGTACGGTCCGATCGAGCACTCCGTCGAGGTCTTCCCCGCAGTCGCCATGAACGACATCATCGTCGCAGAGGCTGCCAAGGACCTGGGCACTGTGACCGTCGACGAGCACCCGCTCAAGAAGCTGGTATAA
- the mtrC gene encoding tetrahydromethanopterin S-methyltransferase subunit MtrC, which yields MSEHKDIDWYTLAGIGIIGGLICIYAAYALNTVLGVSYFAFLGAVGAILATVWGADAVRRICKFGIGTGVPSIGMLAFGMGLATTLLGLALGDYLATHGLSMVVSGISVALLVAPVAALIFSLIQGAIIGFIAQNIIKMKIPTMQVGMTMIAGAASMIYLGYSVAITGGAFDFGSVMTKVVDTGFIAPLFIVGALPMLHAFNACMGPDEFQKRTLTLAVEAATMSMVIFGILSFAAPAFTVDAATGKAIVDTKLITMQTMISSVITIALGLIAWFIAYLAYFGKVKESGVPVLATGLLPKKEEQ from the coding sequence ATGTCAGAACACAAGGATATTGACTGGTACACTCTCGCCGGCATAGGAATCATTGGCGGCCTGATCTGTATCTACGCTGCATATGCCCTGAACACTGTCCTCGGTGTAAGCTACTTTGCTTTCCTGGGTGCAGTAGGCGCAATTCTGGCCACCGTCTGGGGTGCAGACGCAGTCAGAAGGATCTGTAAGTTCGGTATCGGTACCGGTGTGCCGTCCATCGGCATGCTCGCTTTCGGTATGGGTCTGGCCACGACTCTGCTCGGCCTCGCCCTCGGAGACTACCTCGCAACCCACGGCCTGTCCATGGTCGTCTCGGGCATCTCCGTCGCACTGTTAGTCGCTCCTGTAGCCGCACTGATCTTCTCCCTGATCCAGGGTGCCATCATCGGCTTCATTGCACAGAACATCATCAAGATGAAGATCCCGACCATGCAGGTCGGCATGACCATGATTGCGGGTGCCGCATCCATGATTTACCTCGGCTACTCGGTCGCCATCACTGGCGGAGCATTCGACTTCGGCTCTGTGATGACCAAGGTCGTCGACACCGGCTTCATCGCCCCGCTCTTCATCGTAGGCGCTCTCCCGATGCTGCACGCGTTCAACGCTTGCATGGGTCCGGATGAGTTCCAGAAGAGGACGCTCACTCTGGCCGTCGAGGCTGCCACCATGAGCATGGTTATCTTCGGCATTCTGTCCTTCGCCGCTCCGGCATTCACCGTTGACGCAGCGACTGGCAAAGCGATTGTCGACACCAAGCTGATCACCATGCAGACCATGATCTCCAGCGTTATCACCATCGCGCTGGGCCTGATCGCCTGGTTCATCGCATACCTGGCATACTTCGGCAAGGTCAAGGAAAGCGGAGTACCTGTACTCGCCACTGGTCTCTTACCCAAGAAGGAGGAGCAGTAA
- the mtrA gene encoding tetrahydromethanopterin S-methyltransferase subunit A — translation MVEKKEPAKGWPVIKGEFDVGDPKSCVAVATAGSHFGQWPIKAGAAISGPFHTENLGIEKIVANVISNPNIRFIIITGAEVKGHISGDALECLHKNGLKGGRIVGAKGAIPFIENLDDKAVKRFQEQVQTVYMIDVEDEQKITAAIKDCIAKDPGAFAGEPMLLEIKETKIGEEEEEAGGEVVAGAVPAGGVVSGMASEIMMIQSRIRLIKQDVKGIGYLNKFAMGWYAGKMEGVMIGLVLSLLLLALLFPQGVDLSTLRIK, via the coding sequence ATGGTTGAAAAGAAAGAGCCAGCAAAGGGATGGCCGGTTATTAAGGGCGAGTTCGATGTTGGTGACCCGAAGAGCTGTGTTGCAGTAGCGACTGCGGGTTCCCACTTCGGCCAGTGGCCGATTAAGGCTGGTGCTGCCATTTCGGGTCCGTTCCACACTGAGAACCTGGGTATCGAGAAGATTGTGGCTAACGTTATCTCGAATCCGAACATCCGGTTTATCATTATTACCGGTGCTGAGGTTAAGGGCCACATTTCGGGCGATGCTCTGGAGTGTCTGCACAAGAATGGTCTTAAGGGCGGCAGGATTGTCGGTGCTAAGGGTGCTATTCCCTTTATTGAGAACCTTGATGACAAGGCTGTCAAGAGGTTCCAGGAGCAGGTCCAGACTGTCTACATGATTGATGTAGAGGATGAGCAGAAGATTACGGCTGCCATCAAGGACTGTATCGCTAAGGATCCCGGTGCGTTTGCCGGTGAGCCGATGCTGCTCGAGATCAAGGAAACCAAGATCGGCGAGGAAGAGGAAGAAGCCGGCGGCGAAGTTGTCGCAGGCGCAGTCCCCGCAGGCGGTGTCGTCAGCGGCATGGCCTCTGAGATCATGATGATCCAGAGCAGGATCAGGCTCATCAAGCAGGATGTCAAGGGCATCGGCTACCTGAACAAGTTCGCCATGGGCTGGTACGCAGGCAAGATGGAAGGCGTCATGATCGGCCTCGTTCTGTCCCTGCTATTGCTCGCTCTGCTGTTCCCGCAGGGAGTGGACCTATCGACATTGAGGATTAAGTAG
- a CDS encoding methanogenesis marker 14 protein, whose protein sequence is MQLKPLLRKLGPKPHIAESPYLSLVSQTSSPGMNFKVDIAKTNYYVVASVEMGNTTTKCILTATNLETGKTYLLNKTVKMSRDVRDPKPGEEVFGKTLDGRRLTRNSVGEMVRDNLLESLKAVNLSVENDLNFVVRSTGVVAGFDSPDDVGEFILALADGCIQAKVPPKNMCPAMNKDNIIARLRPYSFLDKVFFDGAVASTLPPVGSSGVEIVANEMEGELATAGIKEAAKWADVDFRNPCCSIDFGTTLKGRVTNDQMPYAKTVGSFCGLAGAIPDAIVRGTGLVDKKYGNVLDVTGKYKPGVITEVLKDKVIEDYAKMAHEMVQIEVVPEGRKWYGSVPVNPKAAKTNGVVLIGCEVGENGKDLPKLNAVGEEVYKKHGIQTLLATLDLTSAMIAYRLVKTALDNKLITGKTAIGITGRAGITGNKPYLIVEKIGSLGIYDNPNDNIVFCDDGLARGAAVMARCMNSFGTPKHPMGGRRGGKCILAERMKLQNKK, encoded by the coding sequence ATGCAACTAAAACCATTACTCAGAAAGCTCGGCCCGAAGCCGCACATTGCTGAGAGCCCGTATCTGTCTCTCGTGTCCCAGACTTCGTCTCCAGGCATGAACTTCAAAGTCGACATAGCCAAGACCAACTATTACGTTGTTGCATCCGTCGAAATGGGTAACACTACCACCAAGTGCATTCTCACGGCCACCAACCTTGAAACGGGCAAGACTTACCTGCTCAACAAGACCGTGAAGATGTCGCGTGATGTCAGGGATCCGAAGCCCGGGGAAGAGGTGTTCGGCAAGACCCTCGACGGTCGCAGGCTCACCAGAAATTCTGTGGGCGAGATGGTCAGGGATAATCTGCTGGAATCTCTCAAAGCGGTTAACCTGTCAGTCGAGAACGATCTGAACTTCGTGGTGCGCAGCACTGGCGTCGTGGCGGGATTCGACAGCCCCGACGACGTGGGCGAGTTCATTCTGGCCCTGGCCGATGGCTGCATCCAGGCTAAAGTCCCGCCCAAGAACATGTGCCCGGCGATGAACAAGGATAACATTATCGCCAGGCTTCGTCCCTACTCATTCCTCGACAAAGTCTTCTTCGATGGCGCGGTTGCCAGTACTCTGCCTCCAGTGGGCAGCTCGGGCGTGGAGATCGTGGCTAACGAGATGGAAGGCGAACTTGCCACCGCCGGTATCAAAGAGGCTGCGAAGTGGGCTGATGTGGATTTCAGAAACCCCTGCTGCAGCATTGACTTCGGCACCACGCTCAAAGGCAGGGTCACTAACGACCAGATGCCTTACGCTAAGACTGTCGGCAGCTTCTGCGGCCTTGCAGGCGCGATTCCTGATGCCATCGTGCGCGGCACCGGCCTCGTAGACAAGAAGTACGGCAACGTGCTGGACGTGACCGGCAAGTACAAGCCCGGCGTGATTACTGAAGTGCTTAAGGATAAGGTTATCGAGGACTACGCTAAGATGGCCCACGAAATGGTTCAGATCGAGGTCGTGCCTGAAGGCCGCAAATGGTACGGCAGCGTCCCGGTCAACCCGAAAGCAGCGAAGACCAATGGCGTCGTCCTGATAGGCTGTGAAGTGGGCGAGAATGGCAAAGATCTGCCTAAGCTGAATGCTGTGGGCGAAGAGGTCTACAAAAAGCATGGTATCCAGACCCTGCTGGCCACCCTCGACCTGACCAGCGCCATGATTGCCTACCGGCTGGTCAAGACCGCCCTCGACAACAAGCTGATCACCGGCAAGACTGCGATCGGTATCACTGGCAGGGCTGGCATTACGGGCAACAAGCCGTACCTGATCGTCGAGAAGATCGGCTCGCTTGGCATCTACGACAACCCCAACGATAACATAGTCTTCTGCGACGACGGCCTGGCCAGAGGCGCAGCCGTAATGGCCCGTTGCATGAACTCCTTCGGCACCCCAAAGCACCCGATGGGCGGCAGGAGAGGCGGTAAGTGCATCCTGGCAGAACGTATGAAGCTTCAGAATAAGAAATAA
- the mtrB gene encoding tetrahydromethanopterin S-methyltransferase subunit MtrB, translated as MTDYVKLLPEYKLSYNYKTGKVEPEAGGVVKYNFKPINENLDKLDKYADDLMNSLTPTGPFLETYPGREKSLYYASIGTNLFYGFIFGGIAAFVLVMLILAKVI; from the coding sequence ATGACGGACTACGTAAAGTTACTACCAGAGTACAAGCTCTCGTACAACTACAAGACGGGTAAAGTCGAGCCCGAGGCAGGAGGCGTCGTAAAGTACAACTTCAAGCCTATCAACGAGAACCTCGACAAGCTCGACAAGTACGCAGATGACCTGATGAACTCGCTGACCCCCACTGGCCCATTCCTGGAGACATACCCCGGCAGGGAAAAGTCTCTGTACTACGCCAGCATCGGGACCAACCTGTTCTACGGCTTCATCTTTGGTGGCATAGCAGCGTTCGTATTAGTAATGCTGATACTCGCGAAGGTGATCTAA
- the mcrG gene encoding coenzyme-B sulfoethylthiotransferase subunit gamma: protein MAYKPQFYPGKTSVAQNRKKFMDPSYKMEKLRSLSDDDIVIMLGHRAPGSAYKTIHPPLTESNEPDCPIRKLVEPTPGAKAGDRIRYNQYADSMYFAPMVPYLRSWMAVTRYRGVDPGTLSGRQIIEARERDLEKITKETFETEMFDPARTSLRGCTVHGHSLRLNENGMMFDMLQRQVLDKDGTVKAVKDQVGDPLDRKVNLGKPMSEAELKKRTTIYRIDGVSFRSDDEVVGWVQRIFTLRTKCGFYPKV, encoded by the coding sequence ATGGCATACAAACCACAGTTCTACCCAGGTAAGACTTCTGTGGCCCAGAACCGTAAGAAGTTCATGGACCCCTCATACAAGATGGAGAAGCTCAGGAGCCTCTCCGATGATGACATCGTCATCATGCTGGGACACCGCGCTCCGGGTTCCGCATACAAGACCATCCACCCGCCCTTAACCGAGAGCAACGAGCCGGACTGCCCGATCCGCAAGCTGGTCGAGCCCACCCCCGGCGCAAAGGCAGGCGACAGGATCAGGTACAACCAGTACGCTGACTCCATGTACTTCGCCCCGATGGTCCCCTACCTCAGGTCATGGATGGCAGTCACCAGGTACAGGGGAGTAGACCCAGGCACCCTCTCCGGCAGGCAGATCATCGAAGCTCGTGAGAGAGACCTTGAGAAGATCACCAAGGAAACCTTCGAGACCGAGATGTTCGACCCCGCCAGGACATCCCTCAGAGGCTGCACTGTGCACGGCCACTCGCTCAGGCTGAACGAGAACGGCATGATGTTCGACATGCTGCAGAGGCAGGTCCTGGACAAGGACGGCACCGTCAAGGCAGTCAAGGACCAGGTCGGCGACCCGCTCGACCGCAAGGTCAACCTCGGCAAGCCCATGTCCGAAGCAGAGCTCAAGAAGAGGACGACCATCTACAGGATCGATGGCGTTTCCTTCAGGTCCGACGACGAGGTAGTTGGCTGGGTCCAGAGGATTTTCACCCTCAGGACAAAGTGCGGCTTCTACCCGAAGGTGTAA
- the mtrA gene encoding tetrahydromethanopterin S-methyltransferase subunit A produces MVEKKEPAKGWPVIKGEFDVGDPKSCVAVATAGSHFGQWPIKAGAAISGPFHTENLGIEKIVANVISNPNIRFIIITGAEVKGHISGDALECLHKNGLKGGRIVGAKGAIPFIENLDDKAVKRFQEQVQTVYMIDVEDEQKITAAIKDCIAKDPGAFAGEPMLLEIKETKIGEEEEEAGGEVATTVAAAKPDKEIPPLVDDVCYRAQLCARNQKLTSAVGATKVLGFVLGAVFVIAFVLIPVWLMGGI; encoded by the coding sequence ATGGTTGAAAAGAAAGAGCCAGCAAAGGGATGGCCGGTTATTAAGGGCGAGTTCGATGTTGGTGACCCGAAGAGCTGTGTTGCAGTAGCGACTGCGGGTTCCCACTTCGGCCAGTGGCCGATTAAGGCTGGTGCTGCCATTTCGGGTCCGTTCCACACTGAGAACCTGGGTATCGAGAAGATTGTGGCTAACGTTATCTCGAATCCGAACATCCGGTTTATCATTATTACCGGTGCTGAGGTTAAGGGCCACATTTCGGGCGATGCTCTGGAGTGTCTGCACAAGAATGGTCTTAAGGGCGGCAGGATTGTCGGTGCTAAGGGTGCTATTCCCTTTATTGAGAACCTTGATGACAAGGCTGTCAAGAGGTTCCAGGAGCAGGTCCAGACTGTCTACATGATTGATGTAGAGGATGAGCAGAAGATTACGGCTGCCATCAAGGACTGTATCGCTAAGGATCCCGGTGCGTTTGCCGGTGAGCCGATGCTGCTCGAGATCAAGGAAACCAAGATCGGCGAGGAAGAGGAAGAAGCCGGCGGCGAAGTCGCAACCACCGTTGCAGCTGCCAAGCCGGACAAGGAAATTCCGCCTCTGGTAGACGACGTCTGCTACCGTGCACAGCTCTGTGCAAGAAACCAGAAGCTGACTTCTGCTGTAGGCGCAACGAAAGTCCTCGGGTTCGTCCTGGGCGCAGTCTTCGTGATTGCGTTCGTACTGATCCCCGTGTGGCTGATGGGAGGTATCTAA